A window from Actinomycetospora corticicola encodes these proteins:
- a CDS encoding L-serine ammonia-lyase — MSISVFDLFKVGIGPSSSHTVGPMRAAYLFAARLRGAGALGRVAGVRCELFGSLGATGHGHGSVPAVVLGLLGEQPHLVDPAATGPLVAAVRTEGSLLLAGKHPIAFDVDTDVVLHRAATLSFHSNGMVFTALDADGDVVDRREYYSVGGGFVLDEDETGRPVLREAEVPVAHPFATGDELLTRARAAGLRISDVVLANEASWRPEAETRAGLLHLWSVMRECVERGASTEGVLPGGLRVRRRAAAMRRRLEQDAAAGHDTQPGDHVALWALAVNEENAAGGRVVTAPTNGAAGIVPAVLHHAAQVLPGFSDDHVVRFLLTAGAVGMLFKRNASISGAEVGCQGEVGSACSMAAAGLAELLGGTPEQVENAAEIGIEHNLGLTCDPVGGLVQIPCIERNAVASMTAVTAARIAVRGDGAHHVSLDRAIRTMRETGADMSVKYKETARGGLALTVVEC, encoded by the coding sequence GTGAGCATCTCGGTGTTCGACCTGTTCAAGGTCGGTATCGGCCCCTCGTCCTCGCACACGGTCGGCCCGATGCGGGCGGCGTACCTGTTCGCCGCCCGCCTGCGGGGCGCCGGGGCGCTCGGCCGCGTGGCCGGGGTCCGCTGCGAGCTGTTCGGCTCGCTGGGGGCCACCGGACACGGGCACGGGAGCGTCCCCGCCGTCGTGCTGGGTCTGCTGGGGGAGCAGCCGCACCTCGTCGACCCGGCGGCCACCGGTCCCCTCGTCGCCGCGGTGCGCACGGAGGGCTCCCTCCTGCTCGCCGGCAAGCACCCGATCGCCTTCGACGTCGACACCGACGTCGTGCTGCACCGCGCGGCGACGCTGTCCTTCCACAGCAACGGGATGGTCTTCACCGCGCTGGACGCCGACGGGGACGTGGTGGACCGGCGCGAGTACTACTCGGTCGGCGGCGGCTTCGTCCTCGACGAGGACGAGACGGGACGGCCGGTGCTGCGCGAGGCGGAGGTCCCCGTCGCCCACCCCTTCGCCACCGGCGACGAGCTGCTCACCCGGGCACGCGCCGCCGGCCTGCGGATCAGCGACGTGGTCCTCGCCAACGAGGCGTCCTGGCGGCCCGAGGCCGAGACCCGGGCGGGGCTGCTGCACCTGTGGTCGGTGATGCGGGAGTGCGTCGAGCGCGGCGCCTCGACCGAGGGCGTGCTCCCCGGTGGCCTGCGGGTCCGGCGCCGCGCCGCGGCCATGCGCCGCCGGCTCGAGCAGGACGCCGCCGCCGGGCACGACACGCAGCCGGGCGACCACGTGGCCCTCTGGGCGCTCGCGGTCAACGAGGAGAACGCCGCGGGCGGGCGGGTGGTCACCGCCCCGACCAACGGCGCGGCCGGCATCGTGCCCGCGGTCCTGCACCACGCCGCGCAGGTGCTGCCCGGGTTCTCCGACGACCACGTCGTCCGCTTCCTGCTCACCGCCGGCGCCGTCGGGATGCTGTTCAAGCGCAACGCGTCGATCTCGGGCGCCGAGGTCGGCTGCCAGGGCGAGGTCGGCTCGGCCTGCTCGATGGCGGCGGCCGGCCTCGCGGAACTCCTCGGGGGCACGCCGGAGCAGGTGGAGAACGCCGCCGAGATCGGCATCGAGCACAACCTCGGGCTGACCTGCGACCCGGTGGGCGGCCTCGTCCAGATCCCCTGCATCGAACGCAACGCGGTGGCGTCGATGACCGCCGTCACCGCGGCCCGCATCGCCGTGCGCGGCGACGGCGCGCACCACGTCTCGCTGGACCGGGCCATCCGGACCATGCGGGAGACCGGGGCCGACATGTCGGTCAAGTACAAGGAGACGGCTCGCGGGGGTCTCGCCCTCACCGTCGTGGAGTGCTGA
- the purU gene encoding formyltetrahydrofolate deformylase, translated as MSDTLTLTLSCPNRSGIVHAVASHLAARGCDIVEHQQFDDAVRRRLFMRTEIAVPDGTTVDEVAAGFDAVAAAFDMEHTFHPARPVRVLVMVSKLGHCLNDLIFRWRSGSLGAELVGVVSNHEDLRPMAEAAGLPFVHLPVTPATKADAEAGLLEVVRRLDAELVVLARYMQVLSDRTCTALRGRAINIHHSFLPGFKGAKPYHQAYDRGVKLVGATAHYVTADLDEGPIIEQEVIRIDHSYDPHALQMVGRDAEALALSRAVRWHCQHRVLLDGHSTVVLR; from the coding sequence GTGAGCGACACCCTGACCCTCACCCTGAGCTGCCCGAACCGCAGTGGCATCGTCCACGCGGTGGCGAGCCATCTCGCCGCCCGAGGCTGCGACATCGTCGAGCACCAGCAGTTCGACGACGCGGTGCGCCGCCGGCTGTTCATGCGCACCGAGATCGCCGTGCCGGACGGCACGACGGTCGACGAGGTCGCCGCGGGGTTCGACGCGGTCGCCGCCGCGTTCGACATGGAGCACACGTTCCACCCGGCCCGCCCCGTCCGGGTCCTCGTCATGGTCTCGAAGCTCGGGCACTGCCTGAACGACCTGATCTTCCGGTGGCGCTCCGGCTCGCTGGGCGCGGAGCTGGTCGGCGTCGTGTCCAACCACGAGGACCTGCGCCCCATGGCCGAGGCGGCCGGGCTGCCGTTCGTCCACCTGCCGGTCACACCGGCGACGAAGGCCGACGCCGAGGCCGGGCTCCTCGAGGTCGTCCGGCGGCTGGACGCGGAGCTGGTCGTGCTCGCGCGCTACATGCAGGTCCTCTCCGACCGGACGTGTACCGCCCTGCGGGGCCGCGCCATCAACATCCACCACTCGTTCCTGCCCGGCTTCAAGGGCGCCAAGCCCTACCACCAGGCGTACGACCGCGGGGTGAAGCTCGTCGGGGCGACCGCCCACTACGTCACCGCCGACCTCGACGAGGGCCCCATCATCGAGCAGGAGGTGATCCGGATCGACCACTCCTACGACCCGCACGCCCTGCAGATGGTCGGGCGGGACGCCGAGGCCCTCGCGCTGTCCCGCGCCGTGCGCTGGCACTGCCAGCACCGGGTGCTCCTCGACGGCCACAGCACCGTCGTCCTGCGCTGA